From Archaeoglobus sulfaticallidus PM70-1:
GAAGATGGTACGATATACTCACTCTTCGAGCATCACACATTTGCTATGAAGCAAAAAGGCTTAGAGGGTATCAACAGATTCATTGAGAGATTTGTTAGGGGAGAGATAAGCAATGAAGATGTTTTCAACGAGGGTGGACATGGAGCGTATGTGGATGAGGTGGTCGATGTTAAGGATAGAGTTTGCACAGGCCCGAATTCCCATCTATGCAAGTACAGAACAGCAAACCCAGCTGGAGACACGATGATAACAGGAAACATTGGAATGCTCAAGGCTTATTGTGAGCTGACAGGAGAGGAGTTGGTAATATAGGATTTAGGCATAATATGTGAGCATACTTAACGCTATTTATAAAGCTTTTACAGACTCTTTATGCGGAGATGACATGAAACCAAATTCGGTTAGAAGCAATCAGCTCAAAAAAGTTGAGTCGGGAATTGAAATCGAATATTTAATAATGTAATGTAAGAGAGCAATAAAACAAAAACCTTAACTAAAGCAAAGGATGTTGTTGAGTGATATGATCGTCACATTCTCATGGAATGTTTTCATCCCCCTCACCACAGCCTGCAGAAACAGATGTCATTACTGTGGCTTCAGGAGTGATAATCCGGAACTGATGGGGATTTCGGAGGTTAAGGAATTGCTGAACAAAGCCAAAAATGCCAGTGAAGCACTTTTTACTTTTGGTGAAAAGGCGGATGAAGTTAAGGGGGTCCGGGAGAGGCTAAAGTCTATGGGCTTTAGTGATTTTGTTGACTATGTTGTGGAGATGAATAGACTCGCAATATCGAAATCCAAACTTCCTCACACGAATGCTGGTATACTCAGCTATTCAGAGTTAAAGAGGCTAAAACCATACAACGCGTCAATGGGCCTCATGCTCGAACAGGCTGTTGAACTCGATTGCCATTCTGAAAGTCCGGGTAAAAAGCCCGAGGTAAGAATAAAAACGATAAAGGATGCAGGAAAGCTTAAGATTCCATTTACAACAGGAATACTCGTTGGAATTGGAGAAAGCTTTTACGATGACCTTTACTCTCTGGAGGTTATTGCTGAATTGCATAAAAACTATGAACACATTCAGGAGTGCATAATCCAGAACTTCAAGCCCAAAAAAGGCACTCCAATGGAGAGAATGGAAAGCCCATCTGCAGACAGGATGCTGAAAATTGTCAAGGAGGCGCGGGAGATTTTGCCCGATGATATAACAATCCAGATCCCTCCAAATCTTGTGAGAGATATACTCCCATTCATAAAAGCTGGAGCAGGAGATCTTGGTGGGATTTCAGATACAACAATAGATTATATAAACCCGGAAGAGCCTTGGCCATCGATCGAAGAAATCGAAAGATGTTTAAATGGAGCGTATGTCCTAAGAGAGAGGTTACCGATATATCCGAGGTATATAAAGATGGAGTGGGGTGGGGAAGAGGTTTCGGAACTCATATCCAGAATGTCAGATGATGAGGGCTACAGAAAAGATGGTTATAGGGGGAGTTGAATGCTCGCACAGTATCTTTCCCTGCTGTCCGATCCATTCGAGACTTTTAAAATTGCAGATGAGATAAGAAAAGAAGTTAACGGAGATAATGTCTCATTCGTAGTCAACAGAAACATAAACTTTACAGATCTTTGCGTAAACCGCTGTAAATTCTGCTCTTTCAGAAACAGAAAGAGGTTTTTGCTGAGCAGAGAAGATATAAAAAGAAAGGTTGAGGAGGCTGTGGAATACGGTTGCACCGAGGTTTGCATCCAGGGTGGGTTGCTGGAGGGCGCAGACATTGATTTCTATATAGGAATACTTCAGGCGGTTAGAGATGTTTCGGAGAAGATTCACATCCATGCGTTCTCTCCGATGGAAGTTCTGCATGCATCCAGGAACAGCAACATGCATTATGAAGATGTCCTCAGAGAGTTGAAAAAAGCCGGTCTGGATTCGATGCCAGGAACTGCAGCGGAGATACTCGACGATGGGATCAGAAATGAGATTTGCCCGGAAAAGCTGAAAACGAAAGAGTGGATAGAGATAATCAAAGCAGCCCACAGAAACGGGATTCCAACCACAGCAACGATGATGTATGGACATATAGACAGCTGGGATGATAGAATCAGGCATCTTCTCATAATAAAGAAGATTCAGCAGGAAACGGGAGGGATTACGGAGTTCATACCTCTGCCGTTCATGTCCAAGAACAATCCTCTTGGAGCAGTTTCCAAAGGCTCCTCAGGATTCGATGATCTGCTTGTGATAGCCATATCAAGGATAATCCTCCATCCTGAGATTCAGAACATACAGGCATCATGGGTCAAACTCGGGAAGAAGCTCGTTCAGGCTGCTTTATTTACCGGAGCCAACGATGTTGGTGGCACTCTCATCGAGGAGAATATATCGAAATCTGCTGGATCAACATCAGGAGAGTTCATGGATGTCGAGGAAATCCTGACCCTCATAAGGATGTGTGGCAGAATCCCAGTTCAGAGGAACACTGTATATGAAACGCTGAGAACATTTGAGTGATGTGAAACCATGATCAGCCTAACAAAGATGCTCACCGGAAAGGCTACGGTTTCTGAAAGAATTACCTACTGCGGTGATAAAAGCTTCATACCGGAAAGGCTGAAGAATTTAAGGAAGAAAATCTCTCCAGTAGTTGTTCTGAATTTAACGAGGAAGTGCAACCTCAGATGTGTTCACTGCTATGCCGATGCTAGCAGCCATTCCAGCAAGGAGCTTACAACAGAAGAGATAAAAGCTGTTATCGATGATCTGGCTGAGATGAAAATTCCTGTCCTGCTTTTCAGCGGTGGAGAGCCATTGATTAGGAAAGATATTTTCGAACTTGCGGAGTATGCAAATGACAAGGGAATCAACTGCTCCCTCTCAACAAACGGCACACTCATAACTGAAGAGATCGCAGACATGCTGAAATCCTGTTTTATCTATGTCGGGGTCAGCCTCGATGGTTTGAAGGATGTAAACGACAGGTTCAGAGGTGTGGAGGGGAGCTTCGAGAGGGCATTGCAGGGACTGATCAATGCGAGAGATGCAGGGATAATGACAGGGATAAGGTTTACAGTCACAAGATACAACCAGAACGACATAGATCCGATAATAAACTTGCTTGCGGAAAACGACATTCCCAGGTTCTGTTTATATCATCTCGTACCCTCTGGCAGGGCTGATTTTAAAGATGATATAAGCAAAGAGGAGAGAAGGAAGATAATAGAATATCTCATGAGAAAATCTGTTGAGCTTGTAGATGAAGGTTTCAAAACCGAAATACTTACAGTGGATAACCCTGTAGATGGTGTTTTCGCCTACCTGAAAATGAGGGACGAGAACCCTGACTATGCAGAAAAAATTCTGGAGTTCCTGAGATACAGGGGTGGAGATGGCAGTGGTGAAAGAATAGCCAACATCGACATGTATGGATACGTCCATCCGAACCAATTCTGGTGGGATTACAGCTGTGGGAATGTCAAGGAGAGGAAATTCAGCGAGATCTGGCTGAATCCCAATGAATTGCTGATAAAGCTCAGGAATAAAGAGAAATATTTGAGAGGAAAATGCGGGATGTGTAATTTTAAAGATGTCTGCGGTGGATTCAGACTGAGGGCTTTGAGATATGGAGATCTATGGGGAGAAGATCCGGATTGCTACCTTAGCATGGAAGAGATCTCTCAGAAAGGTTTTTAAAGTTCCGGGATAAGATTGTCCTGCCCACCAGCCATGCGTCCCCTGATGGGAGATGATGGGGATTCCACAGGGTGGGCAACAATCCTATGCGTTTGTGATTGCTCTTAATTACTCTAATCGCTCCAATCACCAATTCAAAGCCATGTAAACCTTCTTCAGCTTTTTATATGCATTAACATATTCTTTGAATGGCCTCGCGTATGACCTCATGTATCTCCCAGCGTTCTCAGGCTTGAGTACCTGATCGACCTCGGATTTAGAGATGGCATCATCAAAATTTTTGGATTTACCAAGAGAGACCAACGCCATTGCTGCCAGCCCCCTCAACCCGACCTGATCTGGACTTTTCATCCTCCTAACCGGTTTGTTGATGACATCAGCTATTATCTGGCACCATACATCAAACAGAGCCATGTGTGCGCTAAACAGATAGCAGATACCTCAGCCTTTGACTCTTCAACGACACTCTTTCCAAGTTCAATAACAGTCCCCCACAAACTGCTGGGATCCTGCTCAGCCCTGTCACCTAGATAATCGATTTTTGCCTTCGTGGATTTTGATGACCAGAGGAGAATAGCTTCCAGATCCATTACCGCACATTTTATCGAAGTTGTACCGATATCAAGCAAGAACATTCATCAAAAGAATAGGTTAAAATTAATTTTTTTCTTTATTTGATTACTATTTGATTACAAAAACATCTTTGCAAAACGAAGTGATCGTTGGATGTGCTCATTTCCTTCACCGATAACGACATCCTCATGTCCCGGATACAGGTTTCTCACATCTAAATTCGACAGCTTTTTTATTGATTCTATAAGTTCGTATGCACTCCCCCCCGGAAGATCCACCCTTCCAAAACTGCCATGGGCGAAAACTGTATCTCCGCTGAAAAGCCATTTTTTCTCTTTCTCGTACAGACAGATACTCCCAGGAGAGTGCCCGGGTGTGTGAATTATCTCCAGCTCGATATCTCCCAAATCAAATCTTTCTCCACCCCTGACAACAATATCCGGCTCGAATGGCCTGAATTTCACACCGAAAAATGAGACCTGGGATCTAACCAGCGCCATCTCACTTTCGTGGATGACTACCCTTGTATCTTCAAACCAGCCCTTCCAGTCGCTTACCGCAGAGGCGTGGTCGAAATGAGAGTGAGTCAGGAAGATGTAGGCAATATCCTTCGGATTTATGTACCTCCTGACCTCATCCACCAAGTATGCTGCATCTCCCCCAGTATCTATGAGCGCTGGAACTTCTGAGAGAATAAGATATACATTCGCAGCCAACGGAGGAGTTACGATCTGCACAGGCTTAATATCGCTATTCATGGATTAAAAAAAGGTATGGCTCTTAAAAAACTTTTGATTTCTAAAATCCCTGTATTGCTTGTACCGAGAGGGACAGCAAGAGATGGGTTAGCACTCCTGCCAAAACTGAAATTCCCAGATTCTCCCATCTCCTGTATGTCACAAAAACGAACAGTATAGCAACTAAGCCTACACCCAAATCCCTGAAAACTATTGGGAATGATATAAAGCTCGTTACGAACAGTGCAGAGATTAAAGCTGTTGATGAATATGCCAGAAACTCTTCAAACCTCTCAGACCTTATTTTCCCGAACTTCATTGGGAGGAATCTGGTGAGATATGTTCCTGCCGCCACAAGCACTATTGCTAGAAGCTTCATCTTCTCAACCTCATAGCAATTAGCGGACTCACAACTCCTGCCAGCAGAATGCCGATTGAAGAATACCCGAAGTAGTGGAATATGAGCGCTATTAGTCCACCCATTATTGCTGAGAGTCTATATTTCTTGAGGTTTGGAATCAAAAGAACGAGGAACAGTGCTGTAAGGGAGAAAACGAGTGATGGTGTTAAGGTTTTGTTCGAAATAAGGAATGCCCCTCCAACGATCCCAATAGCAGTACCAAGGACCCATGCCGAATATGAACCCAACTCCAGGCCCCAGAGGAATCTTTCATCTCTAGGAGCCGTAAGCGATCGTGCAAACACCTCGTCAGTTAACCCAAACGCGGTTATACATGGTTTCTTAATTTCAAAGTTCTGAGAGACTATGTATCCATACACTATGTGTCTCAAATTCAGGAATATCGGTATGAAAACTGCATTCACAAAGGAGTAGGGCATCAGCGAGATTAACGCGAATTGGCTCGCTCCGGCAAATACCAAAGCAGATGTCAGCAAAGTCTCCACCTTGCTGAAACCGAGAGCTAATGCAATTATTCCGAATGTCATCGCTACCGGGACATATCCAATAACTATTGGTATGCTGGCGATCAACCCTTTTCTGAACATCGCATTCCCCCAAACCTCGATTTAATCTTGATTGAAATACCCATCTGCATTCCTCCAAATTGCTTTCGTATTTGATCATCTATGATTCAAGAAGGTTACTCTGATAACAAAATCAAAAACTATACTTTTATTTCAACCCACTTATCCTCATTTTCAGAAACTCTGACCCTGACAACATCTAAACCTCCCTTTTTAAGTTCATCACTGTATTTCTCCTGTGATCAAAACAACATCACTGTCCAGTGTATCACTTGTAAATTACATCCAGAGAAACGGATAAAAAGCTGTCTTACACCAACAAAAATTCCCTCACCCTGAATTGATTCAAATATCTCACTACTTGCCTCCATTTTTGTATCATCTCCCTATCTGGTATTACCGGACATATAGAAATTTTACCTATTTTATATACCATACACAACATTGCTGAAGCAGTTACTGATAGTTAAAGATTATGGATTCAAATATATCGTCTTCTGTTTTTTGTTCTTAAATCCAAGCATGAGATCTGAGTGAATAACCAATTAGAGCGTGTTGTGAATCACCCCTCGCTCGCGCAAGGGGCTTCGGGATGGGTTTGAACCGTCAGGTTCCTTACCATCCCAAGGGGGACACAACCCCTTACTACTCCTATCTGTCCCAGCACGGCAGATTCGGAGCTACCTCTCAGCCTGTGGAAGACTCTTAACCTGATTATTTGTTTGAGGCCAGACGCCGTATCCCTCAAAACATGATTCGTCTGGCCAATCTCGTACAGGTACTTTTTCAGGATGTTTCTTGCGGAGTTGACATCTGCGTTGATGATGCCGATCACGGATTTGAACAGACCCCTCTTTACCCTTTTTCGAGGTTCATAGTGCTCCTTAGAAGGATGTTCGTGCTTAACGGAGTCCACACCGGATGTGTATTCTTCACTTATCTCTATGACATTCCCGAATTTGTATTGAAGGTGCTTCACCACTTTTCCGTGAGGAAGCAGGGAGAACATCTGGTTTACGAGGTCGGGCAACTTGCTTTCCTTGTTCTTGGATGTGTGGACGTTTCCTATAACGATCCTTGTCACCTGTCTCCTGGCAAGCTCCACAATCAGGTTTGATACACGGTGAGAGAAATCTCTCAGCAAATTTCTCACCCGCTTCCAGAGCTTGGCAATTCTTTCGTTGAGTTTGTGGTGTGGTAAGCCCTCTTTCAGGTTGTCTCTTCTAGACTGCAATCTGGAGATTTTCTTGAGGTATTTTCTTAGAAGGGACATTAGACCTCTGCCATCGATGATGTATGATGTGGGGTGGTCCTCGATAACGATGACTGCAAAGTTGGAGGTGTTGAAGTCGATGCTCATCAACCTCTCTTTTTCTGGTTGTTGGGTTTGCTCTTGCTCCACTGAATATATGATCCCCATCTGGTAGAATATCCTGCCAGAGTACTTGAGAGGTGTGATCTGGATGTTTCTTACATCATACTGAGTTAAGTCGATACCAGTATCAATCCACAAGTACTTCTTGTCAAAACCGTACTCTCCTCTGAGATACGCCTTCAACTGTTTTGGTATGGATAACCTGATCTTACTCCCGAGCACCTTGAAACCTGTTTTATCGTAGATAATGGTATGATGTGGTCTCTTCTTATCCATGAATCCTGGCCTTCTTACGGGAGAACTGTAATTCTCAGGATTCTTCAGGTAGTCAAAATACGTCATCCAGCCCTCAACGAGCTGACCCATGAGGATTTGGGCTGACCTTGAGTGAATGTTTCTGACGAAGAAGTTGTCTTTGAGTTTGTTGTAGATGTCGTAAACGTTGAACTTGAGGTTTCCGTTTATGAGGTGGTAGTTGACGATGTTCCATACTTTGCCAGCGTTGTAACAGAGGTTGCCGATGACTATCTCCTGCTCCTTAGTCAGTTTGGGCTGAACGACTATGCATCGGTTTTCCTGCACGTACATACGTCTGCGTTTGAGCAAATATATGTTGAGAGTGGTGTGAAAGTGGAAAGGATATATTCCCACCCACTTCCCCTTGCGTATCCCCTCCCTCGCGGAAGGAGTCTTGCAAGCAACGGGAAGATAAAATCAATATCTTGTGTTCTGAGATTCCACCAACTAACCAGAAAATTTGAAAGATGGGTGTTTAAGATGGTTTAAATTACTTCCTAACAATTGTCAGCTTTCTCGATCCAGAAATTATTTCCACCGGGATATTCTGAGCCTCAAACATCCCTTCGAGAAAGATTTTTAGTATGTTCTGCTCGCTTTGAGTGGATAAAATTATGGTAAATACCCTACCGTTAGCCTTTACCTTGAACCAGTTTCCAAGCTCCAGAAACTTCAGAATCTCTTGGATGTCGTTTATCCCCATCTTTTTGTTCTGAATGCCCTTGTTGTAACCTATCTCTCTGATGTACTCAAAAAACTCATCAGAAGCTCTTTTGTTTAGCTCGTCAAGAATCTTTATCCACATCTCAATGTCAACCAATACATGCTCTTCGCTCTCCAGCATCTCTCCGATCTGCTTGAGCTTTTTTATGTCGAGGTACCTTATTGCCTTCTTTATCTCATAGTATGCCTTGATAGCTTCCCTTATAGTCTCCGATGCATTCCTGTCCTCTTCTCTGGCAAGAAGCTCTACCATCTTCTCTGTCTCAGCATCCAGGGCTATAGAGAGTCTTGATATGTTTCTAGCCCTTCTTTCCTTAGCTATCAATTTAATGGACACCTCCCACATTCATGATTAAAGGCCTGAGTATCGCATACACGAACTCTATCGTTATAATGACCAGCAGAACCCTCAGTGCACCGTGAGCCTTCGGTATTGCGAACAGGAATCCTACCAGAGGTGTCAGAGCTAATATCGTTATTCCCAGAATAACGATGTTCTCCGGATCCATCAGATCAGACAGGAACCATGAATAACCGTTGATTTCCGTTCCCTTGACATCTTTCCAGAATGCTACGGCTGGCTCATTCCATCTCGCTGCCTCATTGCTTGGGTTGTCCTTGGGGCTTATGCCAACGAAGTAGAATACCGATGCGATTATGATTACTGCAAGTCCAACATTGCACAGAATTCTCATGACATCTCCAAAGACCCCGTTAACCGGATCAATCGTTATCTTTTCCGGTACTGTCTCTTTCATCGGTGCTAAAGCCTCTTTCGGGTGAATAGGTTCCATTGTGTCTGCCAGTTCATCAACACTCGGTACGATCTCTTTTATCTTACTTCCCATAAACATCACCTCGATTACTTCAAATATCCCAAACTATCTCAACTTTTTATGAAATAGAGCACTCAACCCACAATAAATCACATATTTCGGCACATCGACCTCTTTTCTGGCCTCCTGCTTGACAGATACACCTGATTCCATAGACGGGGCCAGAGCCTCTCCAGCGTACAGTGGATCCATCGTATCTGCCAGTTCATCTAAACTTGGAAATAAATTTTTTATATTATTCACAATTTTTTTAATTCCGTATTCCAAGCTTTCACCTCCTCACCACTTAAAAACACCCATCGAAGACAGTCCCTGAATTATGTTCACAATAGCAGACAGTCCAATTAGGCCGATGACCAAGTACTTGATGACCTTCGGCTTAGTTCTGACTGCGATTCTCGAGCCTATTCTCGATCCAATACCTATTCCAAGTACTGTAGGTACAACGATCAATGGCAGTACTGCACCTTTCGACAGATACACCCACAGCGATGCTGAATCGTTTATTGCTAGGATTACCATACTCGTAGCCACCGCTGCCTTGAGTGGAACTCCCATGATCAGGTTCAGGACTGGAACATTTGCCCATCCAGCACCGAGTCCAAACATTCCTGCAACGAATCCAACTCCAGCGAAAAACAGTAAACCTATTGGCAGGTTTCCTACCCTGTACTCCACAACCCTGTTGAGTGTTGGCTCATACCATTCGCCATATATGTTAAGCATTTTCGAGAGTCTGTCCTGCTTTTTAGTCTCTGGATACTCGACATTCTTCGATGTGGCCAAAGCTGCGAGCATTATGAATAGAACAACACCTAAGCTAACTTTTACATAACTTGAGCCTTGCGGGAATGCATTTGATATCCACAGCCCAAATACACTGCCCATTATTGAGAAAATTGTTGAAACCACTACCAACGGTGCTGCAACCTTAAAGTTGGCCAATCCTTTCTTTGTGAAGTGTGGTGCTGAACTTAGGGCTGTAGTCAGGGCAGCAACAAGCCCAGCTCCTCTAATGAAGTCAACATGAAACGGCAGTATAGCCATGCCAAGTCCTACGAATATAACTCCACCACCAACACCAGACATTGGACCGAGTATACCTATGACGAATGTGAACAGGAAAAGGAAGATAACCCACTCAGACCACAACGAGACCCCCATCGCACCCCCCTGAAGGAAAAACCATGCTAAAATTCCTGCAATCAGTATTATCGCTGAAATGGCTGCCAGAACTGTCTGCCTACTCTTTTTGGCACTTTTAAGTTCTGTAACCATATGAGCCGTTTTGTGTCAAATTGTATATAAAACTTGTGATATGTGTCAAAAATAAACAAAACAAAATTAATAAAATCTAATTTGTTACAAATTGTTACAAATCAAGTTTTAAAGGTCGTTAACGAGATACAAAATCACGAAAAAACATGAAAGACATTAATATATCTCAAAAAAACGAAAATTACTTAAAGTATTATGAATTAAAACACATTATGGGTATGGCTAATAGAAGAGGTAATAATGGGAATGTATTGAACCTAAGAATTAAGACTGATAATAAGTTTGAAGAAAAGTTCATAAAGGTTAAAGAGGAACTCGGACTCAACTCAAATGCTGAGGTGGTGAGGTACCTGGTCAACAAATACTATAAAGAACTTCTCGAGAAGGGTTCGCTCCTGATTTTGCCAATACCGAAGATTTTGCCCAGAATTGCAGATTTAATTAATATTTCGGTAGATTTTTCCATGTTCGATGTTGTTAACCTATTACCAGGACTCTGTCTGAGCTTCTGATAACCGATATGCACAATAGCACATATCAACCTAATTTTATCATGGGAAAGCAATTTATAGTAGTTAAACTATCTACTTTTGGGTGAAAATATGGGAGGTTACATGGGAAAAATTCTAAGAGTTGATCTGTCCTCTGGAACAACGAAAATAGAGCCAATTAGTGAAGAAATCGCAAGGAAATACCTTGGTGGAAAGGGTTATGCCACTTACATGATTTATCAGAAGCTTAAAAGCCTCGAAAAGGAGGGAATTTATCCTGCTGACATCGATCCATTAGGCGAATTCAACGATCTGATTTTTGCCACCGGACCTGCAACGGGCATTGCAGGTTTTCCAGAACCTGGGAGATATCATGTAATGACTGTAAGATCCCCGCTGACAGGTTCGATAGGCAGTGCAAACTCAGGCGGTAAGTTCGGCCCGTACATGAAGTTTGCCGGCTTTGATATCATTGTCGTTGAAGGAAAATCTGACAAGCCGGTATATCTGGAGGTCGTGGACGGTTCTGCCGAGATTAAGGACGCGTCCGATCTGTGGGGTAGAAATGTATTCGACACAACCAGAATCCTGAGCGACAGGGTTGGAAGAAGATGCAGTGTCGCGTGCATAGGGCCTGCTGGAGAGAATCTCGTGCTTTTCGCGAACATAATGAACGATGAACATAGGGCTGCTGGAAGAACTGGGGTCGGAGCGGTTATGGGATCAAAGAAGCTCAAAGCAATAGTATGTGCTGGAAACACAAGACCGAAGCCAGAGGATCCAGAGAAATTCAGGGAAGAGTCCAAGAAAGCAAACGATAAAATAAAGCAGAATCCACTGACAGGAGAGGGATTGACCAAGTATGGGACAGCGATTCTTGTTAATGTGATAAACAACGCTGGCTCTCTACCATTCAAGAACTGGCAGACCGGATACAATCCGGAAGCGGATAAGATCAGTGGTGAGACCCTTGCCGAGAAATACCTGATAAAGAACCACGGATGCTGGGGATGCACGATTACATGCGGAAGGGTCACCAAGGTTGAAAGCGGACCGTATCAGATCCTTTACAGCGAGGGTCCAGAGTACGAGTCAATATGGTCTCTGGGAAATGCTACTGGTGTGACTGACCTAGAAGCGATCATCAAGGCCAACCACTTCTGCGATGAATACGGGCTGGACACGATATCGATGGGTTCAACAATTGCATGTGCAATGGAGCTTTACGAAAAAGGATCGATTCCAGAGGAGTACTTGCAGGGAGTTGATCTGAGCTTTGGAAACTCTTCAGCTTTGGTTGAGATGGTCTGGAGGACGGCCTTCAAAGCAGGATTCGGAAAGTATCTCGCCCTTGGATCAAAGAGGCTTGCTGAGATGTTCGGTCATCCTGAGCTATCGATGAGCGTCAAAGGACTGGAGATGCCAGCCTATGATCCGAGGGGCATCAAGGGAATTGGTCTGACCTATGCCACAGCGAACAGAGGAGGATGCCATGTTACCGGATACACGGTAGCTCCTGAGATTGCTGGATTGCCTGAAAAAATCGATCCCCTCACAGAGGAGGGGAAGGCACAGTGGGTCAAGGCATTCCAGGACTTCACCTGTGTGGTTAACTCAACGGTTAACTGCCTGTTCACAACATTCGCGATTGGAGCTGAGGACTTCGCTCCAATGCTTTCTGCAGTAACCGGATGGGACTTCAGCGTTGAAGAACTCATGAAGATTGGAGAGAGAATATACAACCTCGAGAGGGTCATCATCAACAAGTTCGGGTTCGATGCCAAAGATGATACACTGCCTCCAAGGCTCCTGAAAGAGGCTCTGCCAGAGGGTGCTGCCAAGGGACATGTTGTCGATCTCGATAAGATGAAGAAGGAGTACTACGAGATTAGAGGATGGGTTGATGGAGTTCCAACGGAAGAAAAGTTGAAGGAGCTTGAGATTGAACTATAATTTATATTTTTATTTGTTTTTGACTATTTCCAGATCATAACCTGCCGTTTTGCCGGCAGTTTCTGGCTGTTTCACTACCTCGTTGGGTGTAAGTAGATTAAGTGAATAGAGATGCTAATAAGTGCGTCTTTTGCAGTTACATCCCAAGATCA
This genomic window contains:
- a CDS encoding AzlC family ABC transporter permease; the encoded protein is MFRKGLIASIPIVIGYVPVAMTFGIIALALGFSKVETLLTSALVFAGASQFALISLMPYSFVNAVFIPIFLNLRHIVYGYIVSQNFEIKKPCITAFGLTDEVFARSLTAPRDERFLWGLELGSYSAWVLGTAIGIVGGAFLISNKTLTPSLVFSLTALFLVLLIPNLKKYRLSAIMGGLIALIFHYFGYSSIGILLAGVVSPLIAMRLRR
- a CDS encoding ribbon-helix-helix protein, CopG family, whose amino-acid sequence is MIAKERRARNISRLSIALDAETEKMVELLAREEDRNASETIREAIKAYYEIKKAIRYLDIKKLKQIGEMLESEEHVLVDIEMWIKILDELNKRASDEFFEYIREIGYNKGIQNKKMGINDIQEILKFLELGNWFKVKANGRVFTIILSTQSEQNILKIFLEGMFEAQNIPVEIISGSRKLTIVRK
- the cofH gene encoding 5-amino-6-(D-ribitylamino)uracil--L-tyrosine 4-hydroxyphenyl transferase CofH; the encoded protein is MLAQYLSLLSDPFETFKIADEIRKEVNGDNVSFVVNRNINFTDLCVNRCKFCSFRNRKRFLLSREDIKRKVEEAVEYGCTEVCIQGGLLEGADIDFYIGILQAVRDVSEKIHIHAFSPMEVLHASRNSNMHYEDVLRELKKAGLDSMPGTAAEILDDGIRNEICPEKLKTKEWIEIIKAAHRNGIPTTATMMYGHIDSWDDRIRHLLIIKKIQQETGGITEFIPLPFMSKNNPLGAVSKGSSGFDDLLVIAISRIILHPEIQNIQASWVKLGKKLVQAALFTGANDVGGTLIEENISKSAGSTSGEFMDVEEILTLIRMCGRIPVQRNTVYETLRTFE
- a CDS encoding AzlD domain-containing protein, with the translated sequence MKLLAIVLVAAGTYLTRFLPMKFGKIRSERFEEFLAYSSTALISALFVTSFISFPIVFRDLGVGLVAILFVFVTYRRWENLGISVLAGVLTHLLLSLSVQAIQGF
- a CDS encoding FGGY-family carbohydrate kinase encodes the protein MALFDVWCQIIADVINKPVRRMKSPDQVGLRGLAAMALVSLGKSKNFDDAISKSEVDQVLKPENAGRYMRSYARPFKEYVNAYKKLKKVYMALNW
- a CDS encoding MBL fold metallo-hydrolase — protein: MNSDIKPVQIVTPPLAANVYLILSEVPALIDTGGDAAYLVDEVRRYINPKDIAYIFLTHSHFDHASAVSDWKGWFEDTRVVIHESEMALVRSQVSFFGVKFRPFEPDIVVRGGERFDLGDIELEIIHTPGHSPGSICLYEKEKKWLFSGDTVFAHGSFGRVDLPGGSAYELIESIKKLSNLDVRNLYPGHEDVVIGEGNEHIQRSLRFAKMFL
- the cofG gene encoding 7,8-didemethyl-8-hydroxy-5-deazariboflavin synthase subunit CofG — encoded protein: MIVTFSWNVFIPLTTACRNRCHYCGFRSDNPELMGISEVKELLNKAKNASEALFTFGEKADEVKGVRERLKSMGFSDFVDYVVEMNRLAISKSKLPHTNAGILSYSELKRLKPYNASMGLMLEQAVELDCHSESPGKKPEVRIKTIKDAGKLKIPFTTGILVGIGESFYDDLYSLEVIAELHKNYEHIQECIIQNFKPKKGTPMERMESPSADRMLKIVKEAREILPDDITIQIPPNLVRDILPFIKAGAGDLGGISDTTIDYINPEEPWPSIEEIERCLNGAYVLRERLPIYPRYIKMEWGGEEVSELISRMSDDEGYRKDGYRGS
- a CDS encoding RNA-guided endonuclease InsQ/TnpB family protein, producing MYVQENRCIVVQPKLTKEQEIVIGNLCYNAGKVWNIVNYHLINGNLKFNVYDIYNKLKDNFFVRNIHSRSAQILMGQLVEGWMTYFDYLKNPENYSSPVRRPGFMDKKRPHHTIIYDKTGFKVLGSKIRLSIPKQLKAYLRGEYGFDKKYLWIDTGIDLTQYDVRNIQITPLKYSGRIFYQMGIIYSVEQEQTQQPEKERLMSIDFNTSNFAVIVIEDHPTSYIIDGRGLMSLLRKYLKKISRLQSRRDNLKEGLPHHKLNERIAKLWKRVRNLLRDFSHRVSNLIVELARRQVTRIVIGNVHTSKNKESKLPDLVNQMFSLLPHGKVVKHLQYKFGNVIEISEEYTSGVDSVKHEHPSKEHYEPRKRVKRGLFKSVIGIINADVNSARNILKKYLYEIGQTNHVLRDTASGLKQIIRLRVFHRLRGSSESAVLGQIGVVRGCVPLGMVRNLTVQTHPEAPCASEG
- a CDS encoding radical SAM protein, giving the protein MISLTKMLTGKATVSERITYCGDKSFIPERLKNLRKKISPVVVLNLTRKCNLRCVHCYADASSHSSKELTTEEIKAVIDDLAEMKIPVLLFSGGEPLIRKDIFELAEYANDKGINCSLSTNGTLITEEIADMLKSCFIYVGVSLDGLKDVNDRFRGVEGSFERALQGLINARDAGIMTGIRFTVTRYNQNDIDPIINLLAENDIPRFCLYHLVPSGRADFKDDISKEERRKIIEYLMRKSVELVDEGFKTEILTVDNPVDGVFAYLKMRDENPDYAEKILEFLRYRGGDGSGERIANIDMYGYVHPNQFWWDYSCGNVKERKFSEIWLNPNELLIKLRNKEKYLRGKCGMCNFKDVCGGFRLRALRYGDLWGEDPDCYLSMEEISQKGF